The proteins below are encoded in one region of Amycolatopsis acidiphila:
- a CDS encoding pyridoxal phosphate-dependent decarboxylase family protein, whose translation MSDVLAQLRALRADDLPTHGGRTLAYVYDSGLEGIDELAAAAHALASSANGLDPTAFPSLLRMENDLVAAAGRLLGGGVGSVTSGGTESCLLAVLAAREGRPDIAQPNIVLPSTAHAAFHKAAHLFRVRAVSVPVDPETFRADPGAMAAAIDEETVLVVASAPSYGHGVLDPVEPIAAAAAAHGVRMHVDACIGGWVLPYFRRLGRDVPAFGFDVEGVTSISVDLHKYAYCPKGVSVLLHRDAELRRGHYFASARWPGYTMLNTTIQSTRSGGPLAAAWAVLRTIGDEGYLGLAERTLAAVTEIREGVEAIDGVRVLGEPDSTLIALTATTGEFDLFTVADEMRERGWYVQPQFAHESSPVNLHLTVTAANRGSEAAFLGDLSASVAAARAAGPVIVEGNVAAFVAALDPQTLTGEQFAGLLAAAGLTGGGALPTRMAGINALLAEAPPALRERLLLEFLGGLYLPS comes from the coding sequence GTGAGCGACGTCCTTGCGCAGCTGCGGGCGCTGCGCGCAGACGACCTGCCCACCCACGGCGGCCGCACGCTCGCCTACGTCTATGACAGCGGGCTCGAGGGCATCGACGAGCTCGCCGCCGCGGCGCACGCGCTGGCCTCCTCGGCGAACGGCCTCGACCCCACGGCCTTCCCCAGCCTGCTGCGCATGGAGAACGACCTGGTCGCGGCCGCCGGCCGGCTCCTCGGCGGCGGAGTCGGCTCGGTCACCTCCGGTGGCACCGAGTCCTGCCTGCTCGCGGTGCTCGCCGCGCGGGAGGGGCGGCCGGACATCGCGCAGCCGAACATCGTGCTGCCCTCCACGGCGCACGCGGCGTTCCACAAGGCCGCGCACCTGTTCCGGGTGCGCGCCGTCTCCGTGCCGGTGGACCCGGAGACCTTCCGCGCGGACCCGGGCGCGATGGCCGCCGCGATCGACGAGGAGACCGTGCTGGTCGTCGCGAGCGCCCCGTCCTACGGGCACGGCGTGCTCGACCCGGTCGAGCCCATCGCCGCCGCGGCCGCCGCGCACGGGGTGCGGATGCACGTCGACGCCTGCATCGGCGGCTGGGTGCTGCCCTACTTCCGGCGCCTCGGCCGCGACGTGCCCGCGTTCGGGTTCGACGTCGAAGGCGTCACGAGCATCTCGGTCGACCTGCACAAGTACGCCTACTGTCCCAAGGGCGTGTCCGTGCTCCTGCACCGGGACGCGGAGCTGCGGCGCGGGCACTACTTCGCGAGCGCCCGCTGGCCCGGCTACACGATGCTCAACACCACGATCCAGTCCACCCGCTCCGGCGGCCCGCTCGCCGCGGCCTGGGCGGTGCTGCGGACCATCGGTGACGAGGGCTACCTGGGGCTCGCCGAGCGCACCCTCGCCGCCGTCACGGAGATCCGCGAAGGCGTCGAGGCGATCGACGGGGTGCGGGTGCTCGGCGAACCGGACTCGACGCTGATCGCGCTCACCGCCACCACCGGCGAGTTCGACCTGTTCACCGTCGCCGACGAGATGCGCGAACGCGGCTGGTACGTGCAGCCGCAGTTCGCACACGAGTCCTCGCCGGTGAACCTGCACCTGACCGTCACGGCGGCGAACCGGGGGAGCGAGGCCGCGTTCCTGGGCGATCTCTCGGCATCCGTCGCCGCCGCGCGGGCCGCCGGGCCGGTGATCGTCGAGGGGAACGTGGCGGCGTTCGTCGCGGCGCTGGACCCGCAGACCCTGACCGGCGAGCAGTTCGCCGGGCTGCTCGCCGCCGCGGGACTGACCGGTGGCGGGGCGCTGCCCACCCGGATGGCCGGGATCAACGCCCTGCTCGCCGAAGCCCCGCCCGCGCTGCGCGAGCGGCTGCTGCTGGAGTTCCTCGGCGGGCTCTACCTGCCCTCCTGA
- the rpmG gene encoding 50S ribosomal protein L33, whose amino-acid sequence MAKNDVRPVVKLRSTAGTGYTYVTRKNRRNDPDRLVMRKYDPMARVHVEFREER is encoded by the coding sequence ATGGCGAAGAACGACGTCCGTCCGGTGGTCAAGCTGCGGTCGACCGCGGGCACCGGCTACACCTACGTCACCCGCAAGAACCGCCGGAACGACCCGGACCGCCTGGTGATGCGCAAGTACGACCCCATGGCGCGCGTGCACGTCGAGTTCCGGGAGGAGCGCTGA
- a CDS encoding ankyrin repeat domain-containing protein: MSAEEPSPEMLDLGARVFGMARSGQAETLGAYVDAGIPVDLTNDKGDTLLMLAAYHGHPATVRALLERGADPNRLNDRGQSPLAGAVFKNEPEVVKALVAGGADPAGGTPSAVDTAKMFGNTELLTLLRP; this comes from the coding sequence ATGAGCGCGGAGGAGCCGAGCCCGGAGATGCTGGACCTGGGGGCCCGGGTGTTCGGGATGGCCAGGTCGGGGCAGGCCGAGACGCTGGGCGCGTACGTGGACGCCGGCATCCCGGTCGACCTGACCAACGACAAGGGCGACACCTTGCTGATGCTCGCCGCCTACCACGGCCACCCGGCCACGGTCCGCGCCTTGCTCGAGCGCGGGGCCGACCCGAACCGGCTCAACGACCGCGGCCAGAGCCCGCTGGCCGGCGCGGTGTTCAAGAACGAGCCCGAGGTGGTGAAGGCCCTGGTCGCGGGTGGTGCCGACCCGGCAGGGGGCACGCCGTCGGCCGTGGACACGGCGAAGATGTTCGGCAATACGGAGTTGCTCACACTCCTGCGGCCCTGA
- the cobA gene encoding uroporphyrinogen-III C-methyltransferase, which yields MSEDHYLVGLDLTGRRVVLVGGGSVAQRRLPRLLGAGAAVELISPHTTPAVSAMADAGELVWHRRRYAGGDLDGAWYALACTDDPQVNAEICAEAERRRVFCVRADAGSAGTAVTAASGRHEGLVVGVLSGGEPLRSAAVRDNIVEALHTGVVPDAAKAGIGELPGVALVGGGPGDPELITVKGRRLLARADVVVADRLGPRELLGELRPDVEIVDAAKIPYGRAASQEFINATLIEHAKAGRFVVRLKGGDPYLFGRGFEELIACAEAGVPVTVVPGITSAFAVPAVAGVPVTHRGVAHEVVVVSGHVPPGHETSLVDWDALGRLRGTIVLMMGVERLDRFAAALLAAGRPGDTPVAIVQDGTMPAQRITRSTLDSVAADAKAAGVRPPAVTVIGPVAGLAPGQSS from the coding sequence ATGTCCGAAGACCACTACCTCGTCGGCCTCGACCTCACCGGCCGTCGTGTCGTCCTGGTCGGCGGGGGCAGCGTGGCGCAGCGCCGCCTGCCCCGGCTGCTCGGGGCGGGAGCCGCCGTCGAGCTGATCTCGCCGCACACGACGCCCGCCGTGAGCGCGATGGCCGACGCCGGCGAGCTGGTCTGGCATCGCCGCCGGTACGCCGGGGGCGACCTCGATGGCGCCTGGTACGCCCTGGCCTGCACGGACGATCCGCAGGTCAACGCCGAGATCTGCGCGGAGGCCGAGCGTCGCCGCGTGTTCTGCGTCCGCGCCGACGCCGGGTCGGCGGGCACCGCGGTCACCGCCGCGTCCGGGCGGCACGAGGGCCTGGTCGTCGGCGTCCTGTCCGGTGGCGAGCCGCTGCGTTCGGCGGCCGTGCGCGACAACATCGTCGAGGCCCTGCACACCGGGGTCGTCCCCGACGCCGCCAAGGCCGGGATCGGCGAGCTGCCCGGGGTGGCGCTGGTCGGCGGCGGGCCGGGCGACCCGGAGCTGATCACGGTCAAGGGCCGCCGCCTGCTGGCCCGCGCCGACGTCGTGGTGGCCGACCGGCTCGGCCCGCGGGAGCTGCTCGGCGAGCTGCGCCCCGACGTCGAGATCGTCGACGCGGCGAAGATCCCCTACGGGCGCGCCGCGAGCCAGGAGTTCATCAACGCCACCCTGATCGAGCACGCCAAGGCGGGCAGGTTCGTGGTGCGCCTCAAGGGCGGCGACCCGTACCTGTTCGGCCGCGGCTTCGAAGAGCTGATCGCGTGCGCGGAGGCGGGCGTGCCCGTGACGGTGGTGCCCGGCATCACCAGCGCGTTCGCGGTCCCCGCCGTGGCCGGCGTGCCGGTCACCCACCGCGGCGTCGCGCACGAGGTCGTCGTCGTGTCCGGGCACGTGCCGCCGGGCCACGAGACCTCGCTCGTGGACTGGGACGCGCTCGGCAGGCTGCGCGGCACCATCGTGCTCATGATGGGCGTCGAGCGGCTCGACCGGTTCGCCGCCGCCCTGCTCGCGGCCGGGCGTCCCGGCGACACTCCCGTCGCGATCGTGCAGGACGGCACCATGCCCGCCCAGCGGATCACCCGGTCCACTTTGGACTCCGTCGCCGCGGACGCGAAGGCCGCCGGGGTGCGCCCGCCCGCGGTGACGGTCATCGGCCCCGTCGCGGGGCTCGCGCCCGGTCAGTCCTCGTAG
- a CDS encoding alpha/beta fold hydrolase codes for MTPHLLELAGSFTFEGHRLAYTEYGAGDQVVVLTHGIMFTRRMHAPLARRLAADGCRVVTLDLLGHGESDRPTESWRYSMPAFGMQVVALLDHLDIDRAVIGGTSLGANVSLEVAVTAPDRMRGMIVEMPVLDNAIVAGLLTFAPLLFAARFLPFSVAGVATAANLVPHGSQWVDVITDTLEQRPASMAALLHGVLFGRIAPPKAVRRQIGVPTLVIGHQRDPIHPFGDADTLAADLPDAEFVQARSPVELRLDPQRLTDAIADFVRRRYED; via the coding sequence ATGACCCCGCACCTTCTCGAGCTCGCCGGTTCGTTCACCTTCGAGGGGCACCGGCTGGCCTACACCGAGTACGGCGCCGGCGACCAGGTGGTCGTGTTGACGCACGGGATCATGTTCACCCGGCGGATGCACGCCCCGCTGGCCCGGCGGCTGGCCGCCGACGGCTGTCGCGTCGTCACCCTCGACCTGCTCGGGCACGGCGAGTCCGACCGGCCCACCGAGTCGTGGCGGTACTCGATGCCCGCCTTCGGCATGCAGGTCGTGGCGCTGCTGGACCACCTCGACATCGACCGGGCGGTGATCGGCGGCACCTCGCTGGGGGCGAACGTGTCGCTGGAGGTGGCCGTGACCGCGCCCGACCGGATGCGCGGGATGATCGTCGAGATGCCGGTGCTGGACAACGCCATCGTCGCCGGGCTGCTGACGTTCGCGCCGCTGCTGTTCGCCGCGCGGTTCCTGCCCTTCAGCGTTGCCGGGGTGGCGACGGCGGCCAACCTGGTGCCGCACGGGAGCCAGTGGGTAGATGTGATCACCGACACCCTCGAGCAGCGGCCGGCGTCGATGGCCGCGCTGCTGCACGGGGTCCTGTTCGGACGGATCGCGCCGCCGAAGGCCGTGCGCAGGCAGATCGGCGTGCCGACACTGGTGATCGGGCACCAGCGCGACCCGATCCACCCGTTCGGCGACGCGGACACCCTCGCCGCGGACCTGCCGGACGCGGAGTTCGTGCAGGCGCGCAGCCCGGTGGAGCTGCGGCTGGACCCGCAGCGGCTGACCGACGCGATCGCCGACTTCGTGCGGCGCCGCTACGAGGACTGA
- a CDS encoding crotonase/enoyl-CoA hydratase family protein, producing MAVMTDIADLVSLKVDRSGPVAEVTLLGPSKGNAMGPDFWRELPLVFTALDADPAVRAIVLTGSGANFSYGLDLPAMMGGWAPMLAGDALAGPRTAFLKEVRKLQDSVTAVADCRTPVVAAVSGWCIGGGVDVIAAADVRLASADAKFSVREAKVAIVADLGSLQRLAGVIGEGHLRELALTGKDIDAARAEKIGLINDVYPDQDAVLAAARELAGEIAANPPLVVQGVKDVLALNSERRVADGLRYVSTWNAAFLPSKDLGEAVQAFIERRQPEFKGE from the coding sequence ATGGCAGTCATGACTGACATCGCCGACCTCGTCTCGCTCAAAGTCGACCGGTCCGGACCCGTGGCCGAGGTGACGTTGCTGGGACCGTCCAAAGGTAACGCCATGGGCCCGGACTTCTGGCGTGAGCTGCCACTGGTCTTCACCGCCCTCGACGCCGACCCGGCGGTCCGCGCGATCGTGCTGACCGGCAGCGGGGCGAACTTCTCCTACGGGCTCGACCTGCCGGCGATGATGGGCGGCTGGGCGCCGATGCTCGCCGGGGACGCGCTGGCCGGCCCGCGCACGGCGTTCCTCAAGGAGGTCCGCAAGTTGCAGGACAGCGTCACCGCGGTGGCCGACTGCCGCACCCCGGTGGTCGCCGCCGTCTCGGGCTGGTGCATCGGCGGCGGGGTCGACGTCATCGCCGCCGCCGACGTGCGGCTCGCGAGCGCGGACGCCAAGTTCAGCGTCCGGGAGGCCAAGGTCGCCATCGTCGCGGACCTGGGCAGCCTGCAGCGGCTCGCCGGCGTCATCGGCGAGGGGCATCTGCGGGAGCTGGCGCTGACCGGCAAGGACATCGACGCGGCGCGCGCGGAGAAGATCGGCCTGATCAACGACGTGTACCCCGACCAGGACGCGGTGCTGGCCGCCGCGCGGGAGCTGGCCGGGGAGATCGCCGCCAACCCGCCGCTGGTCGTGCAGGGGGTCAAGGACGTCCTGGCACTCAACAGCGAGCGGCGGGTCGCCGACGGGTTACGGTACGTCTCGACGTGGAACGCCGCGTTCCTGCCGAGCAAGGACCTCGGCGAGGCGGTGCAGGCGTTCATCGAGCGGCGGCAGCCGGAGTTCAAGGGAGAATAG